The Montipora capricornis isolate CH-2021 chromosome 3, ASM3666992v2, whole genome shotgun sequence genome window below encodes:
- the LOC138041423 gene encoding uncharacterized protein isoform X2 → MVSNNTDHNMAAMKQCVACNRQIPRSWNCCQCGHVLTETLTIAGKRFSDYRAELYTRLVIQESKNQARKSRMRRNLAKPGKTLKREESKSLNNRFRSGRKRKRIRPLLLKREATTTTRNTGKLTVQTCRPTEKNAGSEQQRETSKSLTSALAEINKRLQNQSKLWACLASGLPISTNT, encoded by the exons ATGGTAAGTAACAACACAGACCACAATATGGCGGCTATGAAGCAGTGTGTTGCCTGTAACAGACAG ATACCGAGGTCATGGAATTGTTGTCAATGTGGCCATGTGTTGACAGAGACGCTAACAATTGCTGGAAAAAGGTTTTCAG ATTACAGAGCTGAGTTATACACTCGCCTAGTGATACAAGAAAGTAAAAATCAAGCACGGAAGTCACGGATGAGAAGAAATCTAGCAAAGCCTGGAAAGACCCTAAAGAGAGAA GAAAGCAAATCTCTGAATAACAGATTTCGAagtggaagaaaaagaaaaagaattcgCCCATTGCTGTTGAAGCGAGAAGCGACGACAACAACAAGAAATACAGGGAAGCTGACAGTACAAACATGTCGACCAACAGAGAAAAATGCTGGCTCTGAACAGCAGAGAGAAACAAGCAAATCCCTCACATCAGCATTGGCTGAAATCAATAAAAGACTTCAGAACCAAAGCAAGCTATGGGCCTGTCTAGCAAGCGGCTTACCGATAAGTACAAACACGTGA